Proteins from one Sphingopyxis terrae subsp. terrae NBRC 15098 genomic window:
- a CDS encoding DUF969 domain-containing protein, which produces MLVLIGIAIIIAGFLLRFNPLLVIMASALATGLAAGLDVTAIIAAFGKAFNDTRYVSIVWIVLPVIGLLEAYGLQQHARSLIGRIKGATLARLLASYLLLRQAMSAVGLTSVAGHPQTVRPLVAPMAEAAAEAQGVALSDAQRDEIRAYAAATDNVGLFFGEDIFLAIGSILLMKGLLEGYGYVIEPLHFSVWAIPTAIAAFLIHGFRLRLLEKRMLRAPGQGIGA; this is translated from the coding sequence ATGCTTGTCCTGATCGGGATTGCCATCATCATCGCGGGCTTCCTGCTCCGCTTCAATCCGCTGCTCGTCATCATGGCGTCGGCGCTCGCGACGGGTCTGGCCGCCGGGCTTGACGTCACCGCGATCATCGCCGCCTTCGGCAAGGCGTTTAACGACACACGCTATGTCAGCATCGTCTGGATCGTGCTCCCCGTCATCGGCCTGCTCGAAGCCTATGGGCTTCAGCAGCATGCGCGCTCGCTGATCGGGCGGATCAAGGGCGCGACGCTCGCCCGGCTGCTCGCCTCCTATCTGCTGCTGCGCCAGGCGATGTCGGCGGTCGGGCTGACGTCGGTGGCCGGGCATCCGCAGACGGTGCGTCCGCTCGTCGCGCCGATGGCCGAAGCCGCCGCGGAGGCGCAGGGCGTCGCGCTGAGCGATGCCCAGCGCGACGAGATCCGGGCCTATGCGGCCGCGACCGACAATGTCGGACTGTTTTTCGGCGAAGATATCTTCCTCGCCATCGGGTCGATCCTGCTGATGAAGGGGCTGCTCGAAGGCTATGGCTATGTCATCGAACCGCTGCATTTCTCGGTCTGGGCGATCCCGACCGCGATCGCGGCCTTCCTGATCCACGGCTTCCGGCTGCGGCTGCTCGAAAAGCGGATGCTGCGCGCGCCGGGGCAAGGGATCGGCGCATGA
- a CDS encoding CHASE domain-containing protein, giving the protein MRPSLWADRLMALSVRFVGLGILAAALAAAVASFFYNKAQEDEQATRVAMQVNVRLRDQLAVLEGVRALYQSDTAASGPGVRAFLAALRPQVRAPGMQGVGIAVAIQQDTPAAAEAQLRENYGREIKVWPRTSEPIGFPIVLVEPDNARNRGALGYDMYSESIRREAMRRAWQTGQPAASGIVELIQERSAQHKQPGFLIYVPVYANPPVAADAAPSAVPPPSAGQPIEAFVYAPFRIENLMRAVLGNQLDTVDGIEVYAGEGPSAPLVFRHGKVGWDAHEETLRVADRRWTMRLSYGRFIDRLGRPLAILLFGAALAWLAVQLHRLQHRRLGAAQALAEEKERHAEDRELMIGEMAHRMKNAFARIGALARITLREVDSLEAFETKFDGRLRALSDSKQMLVTGAVDTVDLGRIVRRELDIAGWDAQRLAAVEGPDVRLDEEGAQAIALAVHELVTNSVKYGALGGKGDLAVGWRRDGGDVELSWIESGLPETPHIESESFGTQFIRSLIERQLKGQWTRAAADHGLSIVIRWPDRVATA; this is encoded by the coding sequence ATGCGCCCTTCGCTCTGGGCAGATCGGCTGATGGCCCTTTCGGTCCGCTTCGTCGGGCTCGGCATCCTGGCAGCGGCCCTAGCCGCGGCGGTCGCCAGCTTCTTCTACAACAAGGCGCAGGAGGATGAGCAGGCGACCCGCGTCGCGATGCAGGTCAACGTCCGGCTGCGCGATCAGCTCGCGGTGCTCGAAGGGGTGCGCGCGCTCTATCAGTCCGACACGGCGGCGAGCGGGCCGGGAGTTCGCGCCTTCCTCGCGGCGCTGCGGCCGCAGGTGCGCGCGCCGGGGATGCAGGGGGTCGGCATCGCCGTCGCGATCCAGCAGGATACTCCCGCCGCGGCCGAAGCGCAGCTGCGCGAAAATTACGGCAGGGAGATCAAGGTCTGGCCGCGGACAAGTGAGCCGATCGGCTTTCCCATCGTCCTTGTCGAACCCGACAATGCTCGCAACCGCGGGGCGCTCGGCTACGACATGTACAGCGAATCGATCCGGCGCGAGGCGATGCGCCGCGCCTGGCAGACCGGTCAGCCGGCAGCGAGCGGGATCGTCGAACTGATCCAGGAACGTAGTGCGCAGCATAAGCAGCCGGGCTTCCTGATCTATGTGCCCGTCTACGCCAACCCGCCCGTGGCTGCAGACGCCGCGCCTTCGGCGGTGCCGCCGCCCTCGGCCGGGCAACCGATCGAGGCCTTTGTCTACGCGCCGTTCCGCATCGAGAATCTGATGCGCGCGGTGCTGGGAAACCAGCTCGATACGGTCGACGGGATCGAAGTTTATGCCGGCGAAGGCCCGTCGGCGCCGCTCGTCTTCCGTCATGGCAAGGTTGGCTGGGACGCGCATGAGGAGACGCTGCGCGTCGCCGATCGCCGCTGGACGATGCGGCTGTCCTACGGCCGCTTCATCGACCGGCTGGGCCGTCCGCTCGCGATCCTGCTGTTCGGCGCTGCGCTCGCCTGGCTCGCGGTGCAGTTGCACCGCTTGCAGCATCGCCGCCTCGGCGCGGCGCAGGCGCTGGCGGAGGAGAAGGAGCGTCATGCCGAAGATCGTGAGTTGATGATCGGCGAAATGGCGCACCGCATGAAAAACGCCTTCGCCCGCATCGGCGCGCTCGCGCGGATCACGCTGCGCGAGGTCGACAGCCTCGAGGCGTTCGAGACGAAATTCGACGGGCGACTGCGCGCATTGTCCGATTCGAAGCAGATGCTGGTTACCGGCGCGGTCGATACGGTCGACCTAGGCCGTATCGTCCGCCGCGAGCTCGACATTGCGGGCTGGGACGCACAGCGGCTTGCCGCGGTCGAAGGCCCGGACGTGCGGCTTGACGAAGAGGGCGCGCAGGCTATTGCGCTTGCCGTGCACGAACTGGTGACCAACAGCGTCAAATATGGCGCGCTCGGCGGGAAGGGCGATCTTGCGGTCGGCTGGCGCCGCGACGGCGGCGATGTCGAGCTGTCGTGGATCGAAAGCGGCCTGCCCGAAACCCCGCACATCGAAAGCGAAAGCTTTGGCACCCAGTTCATCCGCTCGCTGATCGAACGCCAGCTCAAGGGGCAATGGACCCGCGCCGCCGCCGATCACGGCCTGTCCATCGTCATTCGCTGGCCCGATCGTGTCGCCACCGCCTGA
- a CDS encoding ArsR/SmtB family transcription factor, which yields MSTIRPDAPIAPEPAMIDGIFRALADPTRRQVLERLGERPASVSELAAHHPMALPSFLAHLKVLEGCGLVHSRKLGRVRTYSLAPDRLRLAEDWLATQRRLWEGRLDRMDAYLLSLKNKKETFE from the coding sequence ATGTCGACCATCCGGCCCGACGCCCCGATTGCGCCCGAACCGGCGATGATCGACGGCATCTTCCGCGCCCTCGCCGACCCGACACGGCGGCAGGTCCTCGAACGGCTGGGCGAACGACCGGCCTCGGTCAGTGAACTTGCGGCGCACCACCCCATGGCGCTCCCCTCCTTTCTCGCGCACCTCAAGGTGCTCGAAGGCTGCGGCCTCGTCCATTCGCGCAAGCTTGGCCGGGTCCGCACCTACAGCCTTGCCCCCGACCGGCTGCGGCTGGCCGAGGACTGGCTCGCGACCCAGCGCCGCCTGTGGGAAGGCCGGCTCGACCGCATGGATGCCTATCTGCTCTCGCTCAAGAACAAGAAGGAGACCTTCGAATGA
- a CDS encoding TonB-dependent receptor translates to MIRKIVTAALACTALSSPALAQSAAPDTNAEEHIVVTAARTILPPNALPLTVDVIGKDALDQQVLISGSVTDAVATLTPSFSPTRQKLSGAGETLRGRSPLYAINGIPQSTPLRDGSRDGFTIDGFFIDRVEVIYGSNALQGIGGTGGIVNQVTVGAPKTEGVSGRLLLQGTADDEFSEAGMGGKAAGLIQYRAGRFDASVGAAYEVRGIFRDSEGRPVGINLTQGETQDSKTLSLFGRFGYEVTDTMRLDLIASRYELKGDGDYVALAGNRATGLPTSAARGTPPGDPAASRTESLALSLTDSNLGGGNFVGQIFWNRTRDTFGGEPNPIATFQDVQIAPVGTLFDQSQNRSRKYGAKLSYERAVPGFEALTLIAGFDALWDSTEQRLIATDRVWVPPTDFRSFAPFGQANLKLFDGLVRVAGGARYENVKISIDDYTTLASAGRTFVKGGSPSFDDVLLNGGVIVEPIPGIRAYASYAEGYTAPDVGRITRAVSTPGVEIDNFLNIRPIVSNNREIGVEVKRGPLDASATYFWSSSKEGQLLVARPDGIFDVLRQRVAIEGLEINLAVKLPIDGLTVSAGYAHLDGKYDADGDDVVETDLDGANISPDRLNLAASYGKGPLSARVQTQFYLARSFTGPTRDPRNDFEGYNLTDAFLRYQTRIGGISLAVQNLFDRQYIAYASDTQRPTDNFFNFAGRGRTFTLGWDYRF, encoded by the coding sequence ATGATTCGCAAAATTGTCACTGCGGCGCTTGCCTGCACCGCACTTTCCTCCCCCGCGCTCGCGCAGTCCGCGGCGCCTGACACGAACGCCGAGGAACATATCGTCGTCACCGCGGCGCGCACGATCCTACCGCCCAACGCCCTGCCGCTGACGGTCGATGTCATCGGCAAGGACGCGCTCGATCAGCAGGTGCTGATTTCGGGATCGGTCACCGACGCGGTCGCAACGCTGACCCCCAGCTTTTCGCCGACGCGGCAGAAATTGTCGGGCGCGGGCGAGACGCTGCGCGGGCGCTCGCCGCTCTATGCCATCAACGGCATTCCCCAATCGACCCCGCTGCGCGACGGCAGCCGCGACGGCTTCACCATCGACGGCTTCTTCATCGACCGCGTCGAGGTCATTTATGGTTCGAACGCGCTGCAGGGGATCGGCGGCACCGGCGGCATCGTCAATCAGGTGACGGTCGGCGCGCCGAAGACCGAAGGCGTCAGCGGCCGGCTGCTGCTGCAGGGCACCGCCGACGACGAATTTTCCGAAGCCGGCATGGGCGGCAAGGCGGCGGGGCTGATCCAGTATCGGGCCGGTCGCTTCGACGCGTCGGTCGGCGCCGCCTATGAGGTGCGCGGGATCTTTCGTGACAGCGAGGGCCGCCCGGTCGGGATCAATCTGACGCAGGGCGAGACGCAGGATTCCAAGACGCTCTCGCTGTTCGGACGCTTTGGCTACGAGGTCACGGACACGATGCGGCTCGACCTGATCGCCAGCCGTTACGAGTTGAAGGGCGACGGCGATTATGTAGCGTTGGCAGGCAATCGTGCGACCGGCCTGCCGACCAGCGCAGCGCGCGGCACCCCGCCCGGCGATCCCGCCGCGAGCCGCACCGAAAGCCTGGCGCTGTCGTTGACCGACAGCAACCTTGGCGGCGGGAATTTCGTCGGCCAGATTTTCTGGAACCGTACCCGCGACACCTTCGGCGGCGAACCCAATCCGATCGCGACCTTCCAGGACGTCCAGATCGCGCCGGTCGGAACGCTGTTCGATCAATCGCAGAACCGCAGCCGCAAATATGGCGCCAAGCTGAGCTATGAGCGTGCGGTGCCCGGTTTCGAGGCACTGACGCTGATCGCCGGTTTCGACGCGCTGTGGGATTCGACCGAGCAGCGGCTGATCGCCACCGACCGCGTCTGGGTGCCGCCGACCGATTTCCGCAGCTTCGCGCCGTTCGGACAGGCCAATCTCAAATTGTTCGACGGGCTCGTCCGCGTCGCCGGCGGCGCGCGCTACGAGAATGTGAAGATCAGCATCGACGATTATACCACGCTCGCGAGCGCCGGCCGCACCTTCGTCAAGGGTGGCAGCCCGAGTTTCGACGACGTGCTGCTGAACGGCGGGGTTATCGTCGAGCCGATCCCCGGCATCCGCGCCTATGCGAGCTATGCCGAGGGCTATACCGCCCCCGACGTCGGCCGCATCACCCGCGCGGTGAGCACGCCGGGGGTCGAGATCGACAATTTCCTCAACATCCGTCCGATCGTTTCGAACAACCGCGAGATCGGTGTCGAGGTGAAGCGCGGCCCGCTCGATGCGAGCGCGACCTATTTCTGGTCGTCGAGCAAGGAGGGGCAATTGCTCGTCGCCCGGCCCGACGGCATTTTCGACGTGCTGCGCCAGCGCGTCGCGATCGAGGGACTGGAAATCAATCTGGCGGTCAAATTGCCGATCGACGGTCTGACCGTCTCGGCCGGCTATGCCCATCTCGACGGCAAATATGATGCCGACGGCGACGATGTGGTCGAAACCGACCTTGACGGTGCGAATATCTCGCCCGACCGGCTGAACCTCGCCGCCAGCTACGGCAAGGGGCCGCTGTCGGCGCGCGTCCAGACGCAATTCTATCTGGCGCGCAGTTTCACTGGCCCGACGCGCGACCCGCGCAACGATTTCGAGGGCTATAATCTGACCGACGCCTTCCTGCGCTACCAGACGCGGATCGGCGGCATCAGCCTGGCGGTGCAGAATCTGTTCGACCGGCAATATATCGCCTATGCGAGCGACACCCAGCGCCCGACCGACAATTTCTTCAACTTCGCCGGGCGCGGACGCACCTTCACGCTGGGCTGGGATTATCGCTTCTGA
- a CDS encoding hydantoinase B/oxoprolinase family protein produces MSPPPDPRWHIWIDRGGTFTDVVARSPAGAVVTAKYLSEDPARPGDAAVGAIRDLTGAGTGALPPLAVRMGSTVATNALLERKGAPTLLAITRGFGDALTIGYQDRPDLFARRLDRTPPPHAQVAEIAERVGPDGELLIPLDEDAARTALQKARAAGIDSIAIILMHGYRYPAHERRLAEIAAELGFAQISVSHEVSALIKLVGRGDTTLADAYLSPVLRHYVGQFCAQLGDDSRPQFMKSSGGLASAAAFHGRDAILSGPAGGIVGMVGSAAPLGEDRLIGFDMGGTSTDVSHYAGRLERDNESIVAGTRIRAPMLRIHTVAAGGGSICRWDGARLLVGPESAGANPGPAAYGRGGPLTVTDCNVLLGKIQPEHFPRLFGPAGDQPLDRAIVAEKFAALAAEVGDITPEALAEGLLAIAVQQMANAIKRITIARGHDVTQGYHLVGFGGAAGQHVCLVADALGIDRILLHPLAGVLSAYGMGLARPSAIRERTLALPLGASCVEPLHRAEAELVAQARGDLAPDVTVTHETLLFVRLADSDNAIELPTGDPATVRAAFIDAFRGRFGYAPHDDLVVDRIRVELTEAGGAPAALPAPAPAAEVEAETVTAWLAGGPCAVPLHQRSALAPGRSITGPAIIVDPLSTTVVEPGWTATVEPEGTLRLAKPSAIRPVALPSQGGSDDPAAPDPVRLEIFNSLFMAIAEEMGGALQHSASSINIRERLDFSCALFDGEGRLVANAPHMPVHLGSMGESVRTILRQRGPGADGRPRDGRGIRRGDAYALNAPYDGGTHLPDITVIMPVFVDTGADTPAFFVAARGHHADLGGIAPGSMPPGSRNIAEEGIIFDNMLIVDDGHFRDAAVQEHLTAGDLPARNPALNIADLKAQVAACQRGASGLADLAAAHGSATVAAYMAHGQRQAEAAVRQLVARLGDGHFRYAMDNGAEVVVTVSVDRAARHVTIDFTGSSATLPDNFNAPLPVVRAAVLYVLRTMLDDPIPMNEGCLAPVTLIVPDDSMLSPRFPAAVVAGNVETSQVITDALFAAFGAMAGAQGTMNNFTFGNEAYQYYETIAGGSGAGLGFDGTAVIQTHMTNSRMTDPEVMEARFPVIVEEFSIRKGSGGAGRWHGGDGATRRIRFREPMAANILANRRRIAPCGLAGGADGAPGRNWIERADGTTEELGATASADLSAGDAFVIETPGGGGYGEAEGD; encoded by the coding sequence GTGTCGCCACCGCCTGATCCGCGCTGGCATATCTGGATCGATCGCGGCGGCACCTTCACCGATGTCGTCGCGCGCTCGCCGGCGGGCGCGGTCGTCACTGCCAAGTATCTCTCCGAAGACCCGGCGCGCCCTGGCGACGCGGCGGTGGGTGCGATCCGCGACCTGACCGGCGCCGGGACAGGCGCGCTGCCGCCGCTCGCGGTGCGCATGGGGTCGACCGTCGCGACCAACGCGCTGCTCGAACGCAAGGGCGCGCCGACCCTCCTCGCGATCACGCGCGGCTTCGGCGATGCGCTGACCATCGGCTATCAGGATCGCCCCGACCTGTTCGCGCGCCGGCTCGACCGCACACCTCCGCCGCACGCCCAAGTTGCCGAAATCGCCGAGCGCGTCGGTCCCGACGGCGAATTGCTGATCCCGCTCGACGAAGACGCCGCGCGCACCGCGCTGCAAAAGGCGCGTGCGGCGGGAATCGACAGCATCGCGATCATATTGATGCACGGCTATCGCTATCCCGCGCACGAACGGCGCCTGGCAGAGATTGCCGCCGAACTCGGCTTCGCGCAGATTTCGGTCAGCCATGAGGTGAGCGCCCTGATCAAGTTGGTCGGGCGCGGCGACACGACGCTTGCCGACGCCTATCTGTCGCCGGTGCTGCGGCACTATGTCGGCCAGTTCTGCGCCCAGCTTGGCGACGATAGCCGTCCGCAGTTCATGAAAAGCTCGGGCGGGCTCGCATCGGCCGCGGCGTTCCATGGCCGCGATGCGATTCTCTCGGGTCCGGCGGGCGGCATCGTCGGCATGGTCGGCAGCGCCGCGCCGCTGGGCGAGGATCGCCTCATCGGCTTCGACATGGGCGGCACCTCGACCGACGTCAGCCATTATGCCGGGCGGCTCGAACGCGATAACGAAAGCATCGTCGCGGGCACGCGCATCCGGGCGCCGATGCTGCGTATCCACACCGTCGCCGCCGGGGGCGGTTCGATTTGCCGCTGGGACGGTGCGCGCCTGCTCGTCGGACCCGAAAGCGCGGGCGCCAATCCCGGCCCCGCCGCCTATGGCCGCGGCGGGCCGCTGACCGTCACCGACTGCAACGTGCTGCTCGGCAAGATTCAGCCCGAACATTTCCCCAGGCTCTTCGGACCGGCCGGCGACCAGCCGCTCGATCGCGCCATCGTCGCCGAAAAATTCGCTGCGCTGGCGGCCGAAGTCGGCGACATCACGCCCGAGGCGCTTGCGGAGGGGCTGCTAGCGATTGCGGTTCAGCAGATGGCGAACGCGATCAAACGTATCACCATCGCGCGCGGACATGATGTGACACAGGGCTACCATCTCGTCGGCTTCGGGGGCGCCGCGGGGCAGCATGTGTGCCTCGTGGCCGACGCATTGGGGATCGACCGGATCCTGCTCCACCCGCTCGCCGGGGTGTTGTCAGCCTATGGTATGGGCCTCGCACGGCCCTCGGCGATCCGCGAGCGCACGCTTGCGCTGCCGCTCGGCGCGAGCTGCGTCGAACCGCTGCACCGCGCGGAGGCCGAACTCGTCGCTCAGGCGCGCGGCGATCTTGCACCCGACGTAACGGTGACGCACGAAACCCTGCTGTTCGTGCGTCTTGCCGACAGCGACAATGCGATCGAGCTGCCGACCGGAGATCCCGCCACGGTGCGCGCTGCCTTCATCGACGCCTTCCGCGGGCGTTTCGGCTATGCGCCGCATGACGATCTGGTCGTCGATCGCATCCGTGTCGAACTGACCGAAGCGGGCGGCGCGCCCGCGGCTCTTCCCGCGCCCGCGCCAGCGGCCGAGGTCGAGGCGGAAACCGTCACCGCCTGGCTCGCGGGCGGACCCTGCGCCGTCCCACTTCATCAGCGCAGCGCGCTTGCTCCCGGCCGCAGCATCACTGGCCCGGCGATCATCGTCGATCCGCTGTCGACGACCGTCGTCGAACCCGGCTGGACGGCAACGGTCGAGCCCGAGGGGACGCTGCGGCTCGCAAAGCCATCGGCCATTCGTCCCGTCGCCTTGCCATCGCAAGGAGGCAGTGACGATCCTGCAGCACCCGATCCCGTGCGCCTCGAAATCTTCAACAGCCTGTTCATGGCGATTGCCGAGGAAATGGGCGGCGCGCTTCAGCACAGCGCTTCGTCGATCAATATTCGCGAACGGCTCGATTTCTCCTGCGCGCTGTTCGACGGCGAAGGGCGGCTCGTCGCCAATGCGCCGCACATGCCGGTGCATCTGGGGTCGATGGGCGAAAGCGTGCGGACCATATTGCGCCAGCGCGGTCCGGGCGCCGACGGTCGCCCGCGCGACGGACGCGGCATCCGGCGCGGCGATGCCTATGCGCTCAACGCCCCCTATGACGGCGGCACCCATTTGCCCGACATCACCGTCATCATGCCGGTGTTCGTCGATACGGGTGCCGATACCCCCGCCTTTTTCGTCGCGGCGCGCGGCCACCACGCCGATCTCGGCGGGATAGCGCCCGGATCGATGCCGCCGGGCAGCCGCAATATCGCAGAAGAAGGCATCATCTTCGACAATATGCTGATCGTCGATGACGGCCATTTCCGCGACGCCGCCGTGCAGGAGCATCTGACCGCAGGCGACCTGCCGGCGCGCAACCCGGCGCTCAACATCGCCGATCTGAAGGCGCAGGTCGCCGCCTGCCAGCGCGGCGCCAGCGGCCTTGCCGACCTCGCCGCCGCGCACGGAAGCGCGACCGTCGCCGCCTATATGGCACATGGTCAGCGTCAGGCGGAGGCGGCGGTGCGTCAGCTCGTCGCGCGGCTGGGCGATGGTCATTTCCGCTATGCGATGGACAATGGCGCCGAAGTCGTCGTCACCGTGTCAGTCGATCGCGCGGCGCGCCACGTCACCATCGACTTTACCGGCTCGTCGGCGACGCTCCCCGATAATTTCAACGCGCCGCTGCCGGTCGTGCGCGCGGCGGTGCTCTATGTGCTGCGCACGATGCTCGACGACCCGATACCGATGAACGAGGGCTGCCTGGCGCCGGTGACATTGATTGTTCCCGACGATTCAATGCTCTCGCCGCGCTTTCCAGCCGCGGTTGTCGCGGGCAATGTCGAGACCAGCCAGGTCATCACCGACGCGCTGTTCGCCGCCTTCGGCGCGATGGCGGGAGCGCAGGGGACGATGAACAATTTCACCTTCGGCAACGAGGCCTACCAATATTATGAAACGATCGCCGGCGGATCGGGCGCTGGCCTCGGCTTCGACGGCACCGCGGTGATCCAGACGCACATGACCAACAGCCGGATGACCGATCCCGAAGTGATGGAGGCGCGCTTCCCGGTGATCGTCGAGGAATTCTCGATCCGCAAAGGTTCGGGCGGTGCGGGCCGCTGGCACGGCGGCGACGGCGCTACGCGCCGCATCCGGTTTCGCGAACCGATGGCTGCGAATATTCTCGCTAATCGTCGTCGGATCGCGCCGTGCGGCCTTGCGGGCGGGGCCGACGGCGCACCGGGCCGCAACTGGATCGAGCGCGCGGACGGGACGACCGAAGAACTGGGCGCGACTGCCAGCGCGGACCTGAGCGCGGGCGACGCCTTCGTCATCGAAACCCCCGGCGGCGGCGGTTATGGCGAAGCGGAGGGGGATTAG
- a CDS encoding energy transducer TonB: protein MIRTGAAIAGALALASPAAAQPSMPVARATDADRLLVGLADEAAGEAIVTLRHDEASNAPTCKAGSVRGGPAIADASCALALKKLGWAAAGVDRNGKRQALPRLRIAWTKPDKAGAEPDATDDDGLTPISPERWVLPADYPGTRAQGASEFILDVAPSGRPTACHITKSAGSDILDRKTCEVLMRSGLFLPALDAQGKPRPAQFRSRLSWAIE from the coding sequence TTGATCCGGACCGGCGCGGCGATCGCGGGCGCGCTGGCGCTCGCATCCCCGGCGGCCGCGCAACCGTCGATGCCGGTGGCGCGTGCCACCGACGCCGACCGGTTGCTCGTCGGCCTCGCGGACGAAGCGGCGGGCGAAGCGATCGTAACGCTGCGCCATGACGAAGCGAGCAACGCGCCGACGTGCAAGGCTGGCAGCGTGCGAGGCGGGCCGGCGATCGCCGATGCGTCCTGCGCGCTCGCGCTCAAAAAGCTCGGCTGGGCAGCGGCGGGGGTCGATCGCAACGGTAAACGGCAAGCATTGCCGCGCCTACGCATCGCCTGGACCAAGCCCGACAAGGCAGGCGCCGAGCCCGACGCCACCGACGACGATGGCCTGACGCCAATAAGCCCCGAGCGCTGGGTCCTGCCTGCCGATTATCCCGGTACACGGGCGCAAGGTGCCAGCGAGTTCATACTGGATGTTGCACCTTCGGGCCGCCCGACCGCTTGCCACATCACAAAATCGGCCGGCAGCGACATCCTTGATCGCAAGACCTGCGAGGTCCTGATGCGAAGCGGGCTGTTCCTGCCCGCCCTCGACGCGCAGGGAAAGCCGCGCCCCGCGCAGTTCCGCTCGCGGCTGAGTTGGGCCATCGAATAG
- a CDS encoding PepSY-associated TM helix domain-containing protein yields the protein MQLLDTLHRWTGGLIGLVLGLLGLTGAILVHKDAWIGLPHSGDPLRSDLGSVTRATEAIMAQPGAQGIIYARDGFGLHQTRFDEGAGAYADQTGQIVTRWASQWERPELWIFDFHHHLFAGDSGEWVIGIAGLCGLFFIVSGVILWWRTRRTFRLRLWPKRMSRPAIVTHHRDLGIVMAPLLLLSVVTGTMMIFRPFAMAVVAPFGSIAAAEKSMAPPQYKGGPLAAKPDYAAMLAEARRRFPDGEFRILSLPRKAGDPIMLRMRQQAEWLPNGRSTLWFDAQTGELLGARDALAMAPAAQAFNKAYPLHAAKVGGLGYRIVMTLSGLTMAMLGSFAVWTFWFRRPKPVRSRPRRTVTA from the coding sequence ATGCAGTTGCTCGACACGCTGCACCGCTGGACCGGCGGGCTGATCGGACTGGTGCTTGGCCTGCTCGGCCTCACCGGCGCGATCCTCGTGCACAAGGATGCGTGGATCGGGCTGCCGCATAGCGGCGATCCGCTGCGCAGCGACCTTGGCAGCGTGACGCGGGCGACCGAGGCGATCATGGCGCAGCCGGGCGCGCAGGGCATCATCTATGCCCGCGACGGCTTCGGTCTCCACCAGACCCGCTTCGACGAAGGCGCCGGCGCCTATGCCGACCAGACCGGACAGATCGTCACCCGCTGGGCGAGCCAGTGGGAGCGGCCCGAGCTGTGGATCTTCGATTTTCATCATCATCTCTTCGCCGGCGACAGCGGCGAGTGGGTGATCGGCATCGCCGGCCTGTGCGGGCTGTTCTTCATTGTGTCGGGCGTCATCCTGTGGTGGCGGACGCGCCGGACCTTCCGCCTGCGCCTGTGGCCCAAGCGGATGAGCCGGCCGGCGATCGTCACGCATCACCGCGACCTGGGGATCGTGATGGCACCGCTGTTGCTGCTTTCGGTCGTCACCGGGACGATGATGATCTTTCGCCCCTTCGCGATGGCTGTCGTCGCGCCCTTCGGTTCGATTGCCGCGGCAGAGAAGTCGATGGCGCCGCCCCAATATAAGGGCGGCCCGCTGGCTGCGAAGCCCGACTATGCGGCGATGCTCGCCGAGGCGCGCCGCCGCTTTCCGGACGGCGAGTTCCGCATCCTCAGCCTGCCGCGCAAGGCGGGCGACCCGATCATGCTGCGGATGCGCCAGCAGGCCGAATGGCTTCCCAACGGCCGGTCGACGCTTTGGTTCGATGCGCAGACGGGCGAGTTGCTCGGCGCGCGCGACGCGCTCGCCATGGCGCCCGCCGCACAGGCGTTCAACAAGGCCTATCCGCTGCACGCCGCCAAGGTCGGCGGACTCGGCTATCGCATCGTCATGACCCTGTCGGGGCTGACGATGGCGATGCTCGGCAGCTTTGCAGTGTGGACCTTCTGGTTCCGGCGACCGAAGCCCGTCCGCTCCCGTCCGCGCCGCACCGTCACCGCCTGA
- a CDS encoding glutathione S-transferase family protein: MMIVYGSIVSPFVRKLLGFLGEKGLDFELKGVGIGDPDPGFRAASPLGKMPAIDDDGFLLADSSAIIHYLEAKYPEPALIPADPEARGRTVWWDEFGDTVFAACGGKMFFNRIVAPKFLGREGDLAAAAEAEADELPKLLAYLESAIPASGSLVGDRLTLADLAAVSPLVNVRHCGVTIDAATYPKIAAWSEAILSRPSMAPWIAKEERMMAKVLAG, encoded by the coding sequence ATGATGATAGTCTATGGGTCGATCGTATCGCCGTTCGTACGAAAATTGCTGGGGTTTCTGGGCGAAAAGGGCCTCGATTTCGAGCTCAAGGGCGTCGGCATCGGCGATCCTGATCCCGGCTTTCGTGCCGCTTCGCCGCTCGGCAAGATGCCGGCGATCGACGACGACGGCTTCCTGCTCGCCGATTCGAGCGCGATCATCCACTATCTCGAAGCGAAATATCCCGAACCGGCGCTGATCCCCGCCGACCCCGAAGCGCGCGGCCGCACCGTGTGGTGGGACGAGTTCGGCGACACCGTGTTCGCGGCCTGCGGCGGCAAGATGTTCTTCAATCGCATCGTCGCCCCCAAATTCCTGGGCCGCGAAGGCGACCTCGCCGCCGCCGCCGAAGCCGAAGCCGACGAACTGCCAAAATTGCTCGCCTATCTGGAAAGCGCGATCCCGGCGTCAGGTTCTCTGGTCGGCGACCGGCTGACCCTCGCCGATCTGGCGGCGGTGTCACCGCTGGTCAACGTCCGTCACTGCGGCGTAACGATCGATGCCGCAACCTATCCCAAAATCGCCGCGTGGAGCGAGGCGATCCTGTCGCGCCCGAGCATGGCGCCCTGGATCGCCAAGGAAGAGCGGATGATGGCGAAGGTGCTGGCGGGTTGA